The following are from one region of the Coffea eugenioides isolate CCC68of chromosome 2, Ceug_1.0, whole genome shotgun sequence genome:
- the LOC113761257 gene encoding phosphoinositide phospholipase C 2-like, with the protein MSKQTYRVCFCCRRRFRLASAEAPAEIKSIFDRYSENGTISVDNLHRFLVEVQKQENATVEDAGAIINSLHEPKHLNIFHRSGLNLEQFFKYLFGDINPPIDPRRGVHHDMHDPLSHYYIYTGHNSYLTGNQLSSDCSDVPIINALQNGVRVIELDIWPNSTKDDVDVLHGRTLTTPVQLIKCLRSIKEHAFSASEYPVVITLEDHLPRHLQAKVAEMINETFGDMLFVPGSDGLREFPSPESLKRKVMISTKPPKEYLEAKDLSGEQNEVKEGKQSAEAEPWGREISINKSRTNDEDDLNEEEAHEDDDDDEVDRKSQQIAVPEYKRLIAIHAGKGKGGLDDWLRLDPNKVRRLSLSELELEKAAVTHAKEIIRFTQRNLLRVYPKGIRFDSSNYNPLIGWMHGAQMVALNMQGYGRSLWVMRGMFRANGGCGYVRKPDILLKTGNEIFDPKAKLPVKTTLKVTVFMGEGWYYDFRHTHFDTYSPPDFYTRVGIAGVPADTLMKKTRTLEDNWIPNWNEHFEFPLTVPELALLRIEVHEYDMSDKDDFGGQTCLPVSELREGIRAVPLHNQKGEPYRSVKLLMRFQFI; encoded by the exons ATGTCTAAACAGACCTACAGAGTGTGCTTTTGTTGCCGGCGAAGGTTCAGGCTGGCTTCTGCAGAGGCCCCGGCTGAAATCAAGTCCATATTCGACCGCTACTCCGAAAACGGGACCATAAGCGTTGATAACCTCCATCGTTTCTTGGTTGAAGTTCAAAAGCAAGAGAATGCCACGGTGGAGGATGCTGGAGCCATCATAAATAGCCTTCATGAGCCTAAACACCTCAACATTTTCCATCGCAGCGGTCTTAATCTTGAGCAATTTTTCAAGTATCTTTTTGGAGATATTAATCCTCCTATTGATCCTCGTCGCGGG GTTCATCATGATATGCATGATCCATTGTCTCATTACTATATATATACCGGGCATAATTCTTATTTGACTGGGAATCAGCTAAGTAGTGACTGCAGCGATGTCCCTATAATAAATGCACTCCAGAATGGTGTGAGAGTAATCGAATTGGATATATGGCCTAATTCCACAAAAGATGATGTTGATGTCCTGCATGGAAG GACGCTGACAACTCCTGTGCAACTCATCAAATGCTTGAGGTCTATTAAAGAGCATGCATTCTCTGCATCCGAGTATCCTGTTGTTATCACACTTGAAGACCATCTTCCTCGGCATCTTCAAGCTAAAGTAGCTGAG ATGATTAATGAAACATTTGGAGATATGCTGTTCGTACCTGGATCAGACGGTCTAAGAGAGTTTCCCTCGCCAGAATCCTTGAAAAGAAAGGTTATGATATCAACTAAACCACCTAAGGAGTACTTAGAGGCAAAAGACCTTAGTGGAGAACAGAATGAAGTGAAGGAAGGAAAACAATCAGCTGAAGCAGAACCTTGGGGAAGAGAAATCTCAATTAATAAATCTAGGACCAATGATGAG GATGATCTCAATGAAGAGGAAGCTCATGAGGACGATGACGATGATGAAGTAGATCGCAAGTCTCAGCAAATTGCAGTCCCAGAATATAAACGTTTGATTGCAATCCATGCTGGAAAGGGAAAGGGTGGACTGGATGATTGGCTGAGGCTCGATCCTAACAAAGTGAGACGCCTTAGTTTAAGTGAGCTAGAACTTGAGAAGGCTGCTGTAACTCATGCAAAAGAAATTATAAG GTTTACTCAGAGGAACTTGTTGAGAGTATACCCAAAGGGAATACGTTTTGACTCATCTAATTACAATCCCCTCATTGGATGGATGCATGGGGCACAGATGGTCGCACTAAACATGCAG GGTTATGGAAGATCACTCTGGGTGATGCGTGGAATGTTCAGGGCCAACGGTGGCTGTGGATATGTTAGAAAACCAGATATCTTATTGAAGACTGGTAATGAGATTTTTGACCCTAAAGCCAAATTACCAGTTAAAACTACACTGAAG GTGACAGTATTCATGGGTGAGGGATGGTATTATGATTTCCGTCATACACACTTCGACACTTACTCCCCTCCTGATTTCTACACAAGG GTAGGGATTGCTGGAGTTCCTGCTGATACTCTGATGAAGAAAACAAGGACGCTGGAGGACAATTGGATACCTAATTGGAATGAACACTTTGAATTCCCACTAACAGTTCCTGAATTGGCTCTGCTTCGGATTGAAGTTCATGAGTATGATATGTCTGATAAGGATGACTTTGGAGGACAAACATGCTTGCCTGTTTCAGAACTAAGAGAAGGCATCCGAGCTGTTCCTCTTCATAATCAAAAAGGGGAGCCATACAGGTCGGTAAAGCTTCTGATGCGATTTCAGTTCATCTGA
- the LOC113759250 gene encoding NF-X1-type zinc finger protein NFXL2 isoform X2, with translation MATSNTTLLPPLSPPSSDSDSDSGTSSRQHQHTDLSCTIFKSYLELTGHQSSPQHQDLIKIQSFLTSSRSGALSCLICLERIKPTDPTWSCSSRCFAVFHLLCIQSWAHQSSNLAAARAASRAATLNDDTLRWHCPKCRIEYPKLQTPKYYYCFCGKLENPPHDPWILPHSCGEICGRPLTYNCGHECLLLCHPGPCPSCPKLVKTKCYCGAKEDVRRCGFKDFSCKGVCRKTLACGSHRCGEICHDGDCPMCRKKGVYKCQCGKVELERECCERIFRCENPCQKLLGCGRHVCERGCHKGKCGECPLQGKRTCPCGKRVYEGMACDVAVPLCGATCDKLLSCGFHRCPERCHRGPCIETCRTVVTKSCRCGSARKQIPCYQDLTCERKCQNVRDCGRHACKRRCCDGDCPPCSEICDRRLRCRNHKCPAPCHRGACSPCPLMVMISCSCGETHFEVPCGTETEQKPPKCPKRCRVAPLCTHRLICKPHKCHYGACPPCRLICDEEYSCGHKCKLRCHGPRPPALPEFTLKPKKKKSSHEAEHTPGTLCPPCPELLWRSCVGNHIGAERMMICSNPAEFSCDNLCGTLLSCGNHYCTKICHALKSDSKSYSSVLAESCEECNLPCQKERSPPCLHPCPLVCHPGECPPCHSLLKRACHCGAMVHALKCIYYNSLDEREQMAVRSCGGPCHSFDFGATESYQTVRIYVQRFVIVVNVHHLTSAPKRLLFGADARP, from the exons ATGGCGACCTCCAACACTACCCTCCTACCGCCACTTTCTCCACCGTCCTCCGACTCAGATTCCGACTCCGGCACCAGTTCCCGCCAGCACCAACACACTGACCTCTCCTGCACCATCTTTAAATCCTACCTCGAACTCACCGGTCACCAATCCTCCCCTCAACATCAAGACCTGATAAAGATCCAATCGTTCCTTACTTCCTCTCGCTCTGGGGCTCTCTCATGCCTCATATGCCTTGAACGGATCAAACCCACCGATCCCACCTGGTCCTGCTCCTCCCGCTGCTTCGCAGTCTTCCACCTCCTCTGTATCCAATCCTGGGCCCACCAATCCTCAAATCTTGCAGCTGCACGGGCTGCCTCACGCGCCGCCACTCTTAACGATGACACCCTCCGCTGGCATTGCCCCAAATGCCGGATCGAGTATCCCAAATTGCAGACCCCCAAGTATTACTATTGTTTTTGTGGAAAACTCGAAAACCCACCTCATGATCCCTGGATTTTACCTCATTCTTGTGGAGAAATCTGTGGTAGGCCGTTGACATACAATTGTGGGCACGAATGCTTGTTGTTGTGTCACCCAGGGCCCTGCCCCTCGTGCCCGAAATTGGTTAAAACCAAGTGTTATTGTGGGGCTAAAGAGGACGTGAGACGTTGCGGGTTTAAGGATTTTTCTTGTAAAGGCGTTTGTAGAAAGACATTAGCTTGTGGAAGCCATAGGTGTGGTGAAATTTGCCATGATGGTGACTGTCCGATGTGTCGCAAAAAAGGGGTTTATAAGTGCCAATGCGGGAAGGTGGAGCTGGAAAGAGAGTGTTGTGAGAGGATTTTTAGGTGTGAAAATCCATGCCAGAAGTTGCTTGGCTGTGGGAGGCATGTTTGTGAGAGAGGGTGTCATAAAGGTAAATGTGGTGAGTGTCCACTCCAGGGGAAGAGGACTTGTCCTTGTGGAAAGAGAGTGTATGAAGGGATGGCTTGTGATGTTGCTGTGCCTCTCTGTGGAGCAACTTGTGATAAGCTGTTGAGCTGTGGATTCCATAGGTGCCCAGAAAGATGTCATCGCGGGCCTTGCATTGAGACTTGCAGGACAGTTGTAACCAAGTCCTGCAGGTGTGGAAGCGCAAGGAAACAG ATTCCTTGTTATCAAGATTTAACATGTGAAAGGAAGTGCCAGAACGTGCGGGATTGTGGGCGTCATGCTTGCAAGCGTCGCTGTTGTGATGGGGACTGCCCACCTTGTTCTGAG ATTTGTGACAGGAGGCTTCGATGTAGGAATCACAAATGCCCTGCTCCGTGCCATAG AGGTGCCTGTTCTCCTTGTCCACTGATGGTGATGATTTCATGTTCATGTGGGGAAACACATTTTGAG GTTCCATGTGGCACAGAGACCGAGCAAAAGCCTCCTAAATGTCCCAAACGATGTCGTGTAGCTCCATTGTGCACCCACAGGTTAATTTGCAAG CCACACAAGTGTCATTATGGAGCTTGCCCTCCTTGTCGTCTGATCTGTGATGAAGAATACTCATGTGGGCACAAGTGCAAATTAAG GTGCCATGGCCCTAGACCTCCTGCCCTTCCAGAGTTTACAttgaaaccaaagaaaaagaagtCAAGTCATGAGGCTGAACATACTCCTGGTACATTGTGCCCTCCTTGTCCTGAACTGCTGTGGAGATCATGTGTTGGCAATCACATAGGAGCAGAGAGGATG ATGATCTGCTCAAATCCAGCAGAGTTTTCATGCGACAACTTATGTGGCACTCTTCTTTCCTGTGGCAACCATTACTGTACAAAGATATGCCATGCCTTGAAGAGCGATTCGAAATCATATAGTTCTGTACTGGCTGAATCATGTGAAGAGTGTAATCTTCCTTGCCAAAAG GAGAGAAGTCCTCCTTGTCTGCATCCTTGCCCTTTGGTGTGTCATCCTGGAGAATGCCCTCCGTGTCATTCACTATTAAAGCGTGCATGCCACTGCGGTGCCATGGTTCATGCTCTTAAGTGCATATATTACAATAGTTTGGACGAAAGGGAGCAAATGGCTGTTCGTTCATGCGGAGGACCATGTCATAG TTTTGATTTTGGCGCAACAGAAAGCTACCAAACTGTACGCATCTATGTCCAGAGA